Proteins found in one Vagococcus carniphilus genomic segment:
- a CDS encoding AbrB family transcriptional regulator, producing the protein MVLRMVETFIVGLLGGIIAKKIKIPAPFMTGSMLAVALFSVLTEQTLMPSTFKIIAQIVSGAYIGQQVSKADLLNLPKIGKSILFLMLLFTFNMFAMGFVFHHFFQMDLVTALLSCMPGGIMDVSLISIDMGAESEIVATMQLSRLVGILLILPVWINFLLKHFGDEQKETSSNTSPKKLEKTLPIGTNRHLSNDLLILIVSGIGGAIGIYLGIPVGALIFSLIFSCLLKLTKNTAQLNSNIRYLAQILAGSIIGSTFTRHSMTQIHQLIVPATLLLFSYLFINVLFGVIIYKRGILDLKSALFASSPAGATDISLIAGELGGDMPKIAAIQISRTIYTIVVLPTLVQWFIQ; encoded by the coding sequence ATGGTTTTAAGAATGGTTGAAACGTTTATCGTAGGATTACTAGGTGGCATTATCGCTAAAAAAATAAAAATACCAGCCCCTTTTATGACTGGTAGTATGCTTGCTGTCGCTTTATTTTCTGTTTTAACTGAGCAAACTCTTATGCCTAGTACGTTCAAGATAATTGCACAAATTGTTAGTGGAGCCTATATTGGACAACAAGTTAGTAAAGCTGACCTACTAAACTTACCTAAAATAGGGAAATCTATTCTCTTTTTGATGTTACTTTTTACTTTCAATATGTTTGCTATGGGATTTGTTTTTCATCATTTTTTTCAAATGGATTTAGTGACTGCCCTACTTAGTTGTATGCCTGGTGGGATTATGGATGTCTCACTTATCAGTATTGATATGGGAGCAGAATCAGAAATAGTCGCAACAATGCAGCTTTCTCGTCTTGTCGGAATTCTTCTAATTTTACCAGTCTGGATTAATTTTTTATTAAAACATTTTGGAGACGAACAGAAAGAAACTTCTTCCAATACGTCTCCAAAAAAATTAGAAAAAACGTTACCCATTGGTACAAATCGACACTTGTCAAATGACCTACTTATTTTAATTGTTTCAGGTATTGGTGGGGCAATTGGTATTTATCTAGGAATTCCTGTTGGCGCTTTAATCTTTTCACTTATTTTCTCTTGTCTTTTAAAATTAACTAAAAACACCGCTCAACTTAATAGCAATATTCGATATCTTGCCCAAATTCTTGCTGGATCAATTATAGGAAGCACTTTTACTCGACATAGTATGACTCAAATTCATCAACTGATTGTCCCAGCAACTTTATTACTATTTAGTTATCTTTTTATTAATGTCTTATTTGGTGTCATTATTTATAAGAGAGGTATTCTTGATTTAAAATCAGCTTTGTTTGCGTCTTCTCCTGCTGGTGCAACAGACATCTCATTGATTGCTGGCGAATTAGGAGGAGATATGCCAAAAATTGCAGCTATCCAAATCAGTCGAACCATTTATACAATTGTTGTCCTTCCGACTTTGGTGCAGTGGTTTATCCAGTAA
- a CDS encoding helix-turn-helix domain-containing protein: MKIGEMIKENRVNKNMTQEDLAKKLFVSRPLVSKWETGKSYPDLHQLIQLSDFFEISLDELMREDIHLVNKKDNYVKKGIAWENWNNLVGLILVWLAIDIGFNFFEGNELFDIDYAWYFRFIMLVLIGTILWHNFLEKIIKKLLKID, from the coding sequence ATGAAAATAGGTGAGATGATAAAGGAAAATCGAGTGAATAAAAATATGACACAAGAAGACTTAGCTAAGAAGTTATTTGTGAGTCGTCCTTTGGTTTCAAAATGGGAAACAGGAAAAAGCTATCCTGACTTACATCAACTCATCCAATTAAGCGATTTCTTTGAGATATCTTTAGATGAATTGATGAGAGAAGATATTCATTTAGTTAATAAGAAAGATAATTATGTTAAAAAGGGCATAGCTTGGGAAAATTGGAACAATCTAGTAGGGTTGATTCTTGTATGGTTAGCAATCGATATAGGATTTAATTTTTTTGAAGGAAATGAGTTATTTGATATTGATTACGCTTGGTATTTTAGATTTATTATGCTTGTTTTAATCGGAACAATCCTTTGGCATAATTTTTTAGAAAAAATAATAAAGAAATTATTGAAAATTGATTAA
- a CDS encoding helix-turn-helix transcriptional regulator — protein sequence MSEDAGNLISQKRKEKKLTQDDLAKELHVTRQAVSNWERNVTVPDRPTIEKLSAVLGANLDQLVRKEQSSKIGDDQKMIDKEVEKMEMPINKYDTAIGLFYAVSLFVGMMVSLLLVVLKKPETWQMWTILVAIGLLVFLILGLTIHGIITLVRKDEGRNNIY from the coding sequence ATGAGTGAAGACGCAGGTAACTTGATATCGCAAAAGAGAAAAGAAAAAAAGTTAACACAAGATGACTTGGCAAAAGAATTACATGTAACAAGACAAGCTGTTTCTAATTGGGAGAGAAATGTAACAGTTCCTGATAGACCAACTATAGAAAAGTTATCAGCAGTATTAGGAGCTAATCTTGATCAGCTAGTTCGAAAAGAGCAAAGTAGTAAAATAGGAGATGACCAAAAGATGATTGATAAGGAAGTAGAAAAAATGGAGATGCCAATTAATAAATACGATACGGCTATTGGTTTATTTTATGCTGTTTCGCTATTTGTAGGAATGATGGTTTCATTGCTATTAGTTGTCTTAAAAAAACCAGAAACTTGGCAAATGTGGACTATTTTAGTGGCAATAGGCTTGCTAGTTTTTCTTATCCTAGGGTTAACAATTCACGGTATTATTACACTAGTTCGAAAAGATGAGGGCAGAAATAATATCTATTGA
- a CDS encoding type I toxin-antitoxin system Fst family toxin produces MITNFLCSLLVGILITFFDYWLNNRDKK; encoded by the coding sequence GTGATAACGAACTTTCTTTGCTCCCTTCTTGTAGGTATATTAATAACCTTTTTTGATTACTGGCTGAATAATCGAGACAAGAAGTAA
- a CDS encoding DUF1093 domain-containing protein — protein sequence MKKIIPIIFVAILGVVGFKTYAYYNDTYKATTAYAVVPAEVPEKKEALDMSGKKIKESDGTLNYSYDYSFDFVKENGKRQTQSYSMTSPNPTPYQPGTIVKAEISNKRVVKGPYVTEEKNVPKDILEQLRK from the coding sequence ATGAAAAAAATTATCCCGATTATTTTTGTTGCCATATTAGGAGTAGTTGGATTTAAAACATACGCTTATTACAATGATACATATAAAGCCACAACAGCTTATGCAGTAGTACCTGCTGAAGTACCTGAGAAGAAAGAAGCTCTTGATATGAGCGGAAAGAAAATTAAAGAAAGTGATGGTACTTTAAATTATTCTTACGATTATTCATTTGATTTTGTTAAGGAAAATGGAAAAAGACAAACTCAAAGTTATAGCATGACAAGTCCTAATCCAACTCCTTATCAACCAGGAACGATTGTGAAAGCAGAGATTTCTAATAAAAGAGTCGTAAAAGGGCCTTACGTAACGGAAGAAAAAAACGTTCCAAAAGATATCTTAGAACAATTAAGAAAATAA
- a CDS encoding ABC transporter ATP-binding protein, which produces MLELKNVSKNFKETQVLKDINLTFENGVYGLLAPNGAGKTTLIKMITTLLFPSSGEILWEGRSIADLGRVYRGNFGYLPQDFGYYGNYTPEKFLMYLSVLQKMDKKVAKKRVDELLDLVALSHVKRKKMKTFSGGMIQRVGIAQAMLNDPKLLVLDEPTAGLDPKERVRFRNLLHQLAKDRIIILSTHIVSDIETIANQIILLKNHEVYLSASPEEVTQTVQGKIFEIPSNGKVSSEQFILSERQTTQGAVLRIASENQIEKAKVVTPTLEDAFLYIYRDEV; this is translated from the coding sequence ATGTTAGAACTTAAAAATGTTAGTAAAAACTTCAAGGAAACTCAGGTACTAAAAGATATTAATTTAACCTTTGAAAATGGTGTTTATGGCTTACTTGCTCCAAATGGCGCTGGTAAAACAACTTTAATCAAGATGATAACGACTCTTTTGTTTCCAAGTTCTGGAGAAATACTTTGGGAGGGGCGCTCAATCGCAGATTTAGGGAGGGTGTACCGAGGAAATTTTGGTTATTTACCACAAGATTTTGGTTACTATGGAAATTATACGCCAGAAAAATTTTTGATGTATCTTTCAGTGTTGCAAAAAATGGACAAAAAAGTAGCTAAAAAAAGAGTAGATGAATTACTTGATTTAGTTGCTTTATCTCATGTGAAGCGTAAAAAAATGAAAACTTTCTCAGGTGGAATGATTCAACGAGTGGGCATTGCCCAAGCGATGCTAAATGATCCTAAATTGCTTGTTTTAGATGAACCAACAGCAGGCCTTGATCCAAAAGAAAGAGTTCGTTTTAGAAACTTGCTTCATCAATTAGCAAAAGATAGAATCATTATTTTATCTACTCATATTGTTTCTGATATAGAAACAATAGCGAACCAAATTATTCTTTTAAAAAATCATGAAGTTTATCTTTCTGCTTCTCCAGAAGAAGTTACTCAAACGGTTCAAGGTAAAATTTTTGAAATTCCTAGTAATGGAAAAGTAAGTTCTGAGCAATTTATCTTGAGCGAACGTCAGACAACTCAAGGAGCGGTTTTACGTATTGCAAGTGAGAACCAAATCGAAAAAGCTAAAGTAGTTACACCAACATTGGAGGATGCTTTTTTATATATTTACCGAGATGAGGTGTAG
- a CDS encoding RNA polymerase sigma factor, protein MISDKYLIRKIIKKGSSAAADELVRRYYDELYLFLYRQIGNKEDSLDMTQDVFIAALDNLMTYNARRASFKTWLFRIGTYKVIDSRRKKQLLYEELDDNQWLEEVEIDEKLLEKEMLETVNRYVATFRPEIQEVFRLRIYGGLSFKEISELLVEKEEKVKAQYYRLITKIRKEFRDEA, encoded by the coding sequence ATGATTAGTGATAAATACCTAATTCGAAAAATCATAAAAAAAGGCTCTAGTGCTGCAGCGGATGAATTGGTTAGACGCTATTATGATGAGCTGTATCTTTTTTTATACAGACAAATTGGGAATAAAGAAGATTCCTTGGATATGACACAAGATGTTTTTATAGCAGCACTCGATAATTTAATGACTTATAACGCAAGACGAGCCAGTTTTAAGACCTGGTTATTTCGGATAGGTACTTATAAAGTTATTGATAGTCGTCGTAAAAAACAATTACTTTACGAAGAGTTAGATGATAATCAGTGGTTAGAGGAAGTTGAAATAGATGAGAAGTTGTTAGAAAAAGAAATGTTAGAAACTGTTAATCGATATGTCGCTACTTTTAGGCCAGAAATTCAAGAAGTATTTCGTTTAAGGATATACGGTGGACTATCGTTTAAGGAGATAAGTGAGTTACTTGTAGAAAAAGAAGAGAAAGTAAAAGCGCAATATTATCGCTTAATAACAAAGATTAGAAAGGAGTTTAGAGATGAAGCCTAA